In one Halanaerobium saccharolyticum subsp. saccharolyticum DSM 6643 genomic region, the following are encoded:
- the larC gene encoding nickel pincer cofactor biosynthesis protein LarC, producing MENILYFDINSGISGDMTIASLLDLGVDQDKFLEELKKLKLNGYQLEISKVKKNGITATDFKVILEDDSHPDYKHSHSSDHLHRNFNDIKDLINQSGLGQKVKDLSIKIFEKVAEAEAKVHNKDINQVHFHEVGAVDSIIDIVGAAILIEMLSPDHIYASAVSLGTGFVEAAHGRIPVPAPATIEILKNIPVYSTGVRGELVTPTGAAIITTLAEKFIELPELEIEKIAYGAGKKDFEITNLLRVYQAKKKNKKSLVILETNIDDMSGEIYSYLFPKLLKSGAKDVYLTNIMMKKNRPGQKLSVLTAEKKRKELEEIIYRETTTLGIRRREVERSCLQRKHIDLDSKFGKVTIKAAYYEGELIKYSPEYEECRVIAEKEGLSLKYVFDLLKKEAAEKIF from the coding sequence ATGGAAAATATATTATATTTTGATATAAATTCTGGGATTAGTGGCGATATGACAATTGCGTCTTTACTTGATCTCGGAGTAGACCAGGACAAATTTTTAGAAGAATTAAAAAAGTTAAAGCTTAACGGTTACCAACTTGAAATTTCAAAAGTAAAGAAAAATGGAATAACAGCGACAGATTTTAAAGTTATTTTGGAAGATGACAGTCACCCGGACTATAAACACAGCCACAGCAGTGACCATCTTCACCGTAATTTTAATGATATTAAAGATTTAATTAATCAAAGTGGTCTGGGTCAAAAAGTAAAAGATTTGAGCATTAAAATTTTTGAGAAAGTGGCTGAGGCTGAGGCTAAGGTCCACAATAAAGATATTAATCAAGTCCATTTTCATGAGGTGGGGGCAGTTGATTCTATAATTGATATTGTGGGAGCTGCTATCTTAATTGAGATGCTAAGTCCTGATCATATTTATGCCTCAGCAGTATCTTTAGGAACAGGTTTTGTAGAAGCTGCTCATGGCAGAATTCCAGTTCCAGCTCCAGCAACAATTGAAATTTTAAAAAATATACCAGTGTATTCAACTGGAGTCAGAGGAGAATTAGTTACTCCAACTGGAGCAGCAATAATTACAACTTTGGCAGAAAAATTTATTGAGCTGCCTGAGCTTGAAATAGAAAAGATTGCTTATGGCGCTGGTAAAAAAGATTTTGAGATTACAAACCTGCTGAGAGTTTATCAGGCTAAAAAAAAAAATAAAAAAAGTTTGGTAATTTTAGAAACAAATATTGATGATATGAGTGGAGAAATTTATTCTTATCTTTTTCCAAAATTGCTGAAATCAGGTGCAAAAGATGTTTATTTAACTAATATTATGATGAAAAAAAATAGACCTGGGCAAAAACTAAGTGTACTGACAGCTGAGAAGAAGAGAAAAGAGCTCGAGGAAATTATTTATAGGGAAACTACAACTTTGGGCATTCGACGTCGAGAAGTTGAGAGAAGTTGTCTGCAGCGAAAGCACATAGATCTGGATTCAAAATTTGGGAAAGTAACAATTAAAGCTGCTTATTATGAAGGGGAACTAATTAAATATTCTCCAGAATATGAGGAATGCAGAGTGATTGCAGAAAAAGAAGGACTTAGCTTGAAATATGTTTTTGATCTCTTAAAAAAAGAGGCTGCAGAAAAAATATTTTAA
- the nikR gene encoding nickel-responsive transcriptional regulator NikR, translating to MAELKRFGVSIEENLLKKFDKSNENIYDNRSEAIRDLIRNKIIEEEKLKEKENVVGTITLIYDHHKLGLSDKMNQIQHDYHCLFKSNLHLHLNRDFCLEVIVVEGLQSKLKKVSSKLIALKGVKHGKLTVTKIGGL from the coding sequence ATGGCAGAGTTAAAGCGTTTTGGAGTATCTATAGAAGAAAATTTATTAAAAAAGTTTGATAAGTCAAATGAAAATATTTATGATAATCGTTCAGAAGCAATCAGAGATTTGATTAGAAATAAGATAATTGAGGAAGAAAAACTAAAGGAAAAAGAAAATGTTGTAGGTACAATCACCTTGATTTATGATCATCATAAACTTGGTTTAAGTGACAAAATGAATCAAATCCAGCATGATTATCACTGTTTATTCAAAAGCAATCTGCATCTTCATTTAAATAGAGATTTTTGTTTAGAAGTTATAGTAGTCGAAGGTCTGCAGAGTAAATTAAAAAAAGTGAGTTCTAAGTTAATTGCTTTAAAAGGGGTTAAACATGGTAAATTAACGGTTACTAAAATAGGAGGCCTATAA
- a CDS encoding ABC transporter substrate-binding protein, producing the protein MKNSRQNYFKIVILLLMILFFSSTINAVEINDLAGRKIEIPEKIDKIAAVGPGALRLIVYLEAEEKVVGIEEFEKRNQKRPYILAQKELLKLPVIGPQFGGDAELIAAQAPDLIIASYLSKAQMNTLQKKTATPVVSINNGSPGSMTEKEFKKALTCIAEILKKEERAEELINFFNQNKLELKSRTAAAEVSMTVYIGGIGNKGAQGITSTESNYPPFTYLDLKNIIEEENKSNFTISKEQFLLENPDLIFIDQGGIELVKNDLKREEFKYLKSYQNNNIYQLLPYNHYTTNFATMLADAYYIAKIMYPDEFMNLKVEEKADQIYKKFVGEAVYTEMAEIFGGFKKMNLK; encoded by the coding sequence ATGAAAAACTCAAGACAAAATTACTTTAAAATTGTAATATTATTGTTGATGATTTTATTTTTTTCCAGTACCATAAATGCAGTAGAAATCAATGATTTAGCCGGTAGGAAAATAGAAATTCCAGAAAAAATAGATAAAATTGCTGCAGTCGGTCCAGGAGCTTTGAGATTGATAGTATATTTGGAAGCAGAAGAAAAAGTGGTTGGAATTGAGGAATTTGAAAAAAGAAATCAGAAAAGGCCATATATTTTAGCCCAAAAAGAACTCTTGAAACTGCCGGTCATCGGACCTCAATTTGGTGGGGATGCTGAATTAATAGCTGCCCAAGCTCCTGATTTAATAATTGCTTCTTATTTAAGCAAAGCTCAAATGAATACACTACAGAAAAAAACTGCTACTCCTGTAGTTTCAATAAATAATGGTTCTCCGGGTTCAATGACTGAAAAAGAATTTAAAAAAGCTCTGACTTGTATAGCAGAAATATTGAAGAAAGAAGAGCGAGCAGAAGAATTAATAAATTTTTTTAATCAGAATAAATTAGAATTAAAATCTAGAACTGCAGCTGCAGAAGTTTCAATGACTGTTTATATAGGAGGTATAGGTAACAAAGGAGCCCAGGGAATTACTTCAACTGAATCTAATTATCCACCATTTACATATCTAGATTTAAAAAATATAATTGAGGAAGAAAATAAAAGTAATTTTACTATTAGTAAAGAGCAATTTCTTTTAGAAAACCCAGATCTTATTTTTATTGATCAAGGTGGAATTGAACTGGTAAAAAATGATTTAAAAAGAGAAGAATTTAAATATCTTAAATCATATCAAAATAATAATATTTATCAACTTTTACCATACAACCATTACACAACTAATTTTGCTACCATGTTAGCGGATGCTTATTATATTGCAAAAATAATGTATCCAGATGAATTTATGAATTTAAAGGTAGAAGAGAAAGCTGATCAAATTTATAAAAAATTTGTTGGTGAAGCTGTTTATACTGAAATGGCAGAAATCTTTGGTGGTTTTAAAAAGATGAATTTAAAGTGA
- a CDS encoding FecCD family ABC transporter permease: MNTNNLSTEKEILTEEKKKSSRIIFLSLGLLSLIILAAVYSLFVGAAELDINDLIKVIFQSERGMVYNIIWNIRLPAILTALISGMGLALAGAVMQSILKNPLASPFTLGISHAAAFGAAFAIVIFDISRIPVLSFLDGLYLPAISAFIFSQLAVFTVLMISVKKKASRESIVLAGIALSSLFTAGTTALEFFADDLELASVIYWTFGDPGRTNWNQFLIILFTLLITLIYFIYHGWSYGILNTGDELAASLGVDSKKLRLFAMTAASILTSVIISFVGVIGFIGLVTPHIIKKIAAGNQRYLFLNSALAGGLILIIADNLARTAFRPVVLPVGVLTAFIGAPLFIYLIVKGRQIW, from the coding sequence ATGAATACTAATAATTTAAGTACAGAAAAAGAAATATTAACAGAAGAAAAAAAGAAATCCAGCAGAATAATATTTCTCAGTTTAGGATTGTTATCATTAATTATTCTGGCGGCAGTATATTCTTTATTTGTAGGTGCAGCTGAGTTAGATATTAATGATTTAATTAAAGTTATTTTCCAGTCTGAAAGAGGTATGGTTTATAATATTATCTGGAATATTCGGCTGCCTGCTATTTTAACTGCACTGATATCGGGAATGGGATTGGCTCTAGCAGGTGCTGTTATGCAGAGTATTTTAAAAAATCCACTCGCCTCTCCTTTCACCCTTGGTATTTCTCATGCTGCAGCTTTTGGAGCCGCCTTTGCCATTGTAATTTTTGATATCAGTAGGATACCAGTACTATCATTTTTAGATGGATTATATTTGCCAGCAATTTCAGCCTTTATTTTTTCGCAGCTGGCAGTTTTTACTGTTTTAATGATCAGTGTTAAAAAAAAGGCAAGTAGAGAAAGCATTGTCTTAGCGGGTATTGCTCTTTCTTCTTTGTTTACAGCTGGAACAACTGCTTTAGAATTTTTTGCTGATGATTTAGAATTGGCTTCAGTGATTTATTGGACTTTCGGTGATCCGGGTCGAACAAATTGGAATCAATTTCTTATAATTTTATTTACACTTTTAATAACTTTAATTTATTTTATATATCATGGATGGAGCTATGGCATTTTGAATACAGGTGATGAGCTGGCAGCAAGTTTGGGAGTTGATTCTAAAAAATTAAGATTATTTGCGATGACAGCTGCTTCTATTTTAACATCAGTTATTATTTCTTTTGTTGGGGTGATTGGTTTCATTGGCTTGGTTACTCCACATATTATTAAGAAAATTGCAGCTGGTAACCAGCGTTATCTTTTTCTTAATTCCGCTTTAGCAGGAGGCTTAATTTTAATCATTGCTGATAATTTAGCTCGGACAGCCTTTAGACCAGTAGTTTTACCAGTTGGTGTTTTAACGGCTTTTATTGGAGCACCATTATTTATTTATTTGATTGTTAAAGGGAGGCAGATCTGGTGA
- a CDS encoding ABC transporter ATP-binding protein — MILKINSLNFAYKKEKVLKNISLEAQRGELITLIGPNGSGKSTLLKCINNYLKADQGSIELIGKDLEAFSMKELAKIIAYVPQAAENIFNCNVFETVLMGRKAHSSWKANHQDKEIAAKVISKMGLEKIAFKQINNLSGGQRQKIFIARAAAQAAELLLLDEPTNNLDLRHQLEIFNLIKKEVANGKTAIVTMHDLSLASRFSDRIIMLKEGYIFSDGSAASLSAAKINSVYGVEVSLKDHKGKKIIIPEKICV, encoded by the coding sequence GTGATTTTAAAAATAAATTCTCTAAATTTTGCTTATAAAAAGGAAAAAGTGTTAAAAAATATTAGTTTAGAGGCTCAAAGAGGGGAATTAATTACTCTGATTGGTCCTAATGGTTCTGGTAAAAGTACACTTTTAAAATGTATTAATAATTATTTAAAGGCTGATCAGGGGAGTATAGAGCTGATTGGAAAAGATCTAGAAGCTTTTAGTATGAAAGAATTAGCTAAAATAATAGCTTATGTTCCACAAGCTGCAGAAAATATTTTTAATTGTAATGTTTTTGAAACAGTGCTTATGGGCAGAAAAGCCCACAGCAGTTGGAAGGCAAATCATCAAGATAAAGAAATAGCAGCCAAAGTGATTTCTAAGATGGGACTAGAAAAAATTGCATTTAAACAAATAAATAATTTAAGTGGAGGACAGAGGCAGAAAATTTTTATTGCAAGAGCGGCTGCTCAAGCAGCAGAACTTCTACTTTTAGATGAGCCAACAAACAATCTAGATTTGAGACATCAATTAGAAATTTTTAATTTAATTAAAAAAGAAGTTGCAAATGGTAAAACTGCAATAGTTACGATGCATGATCTTTCATTGGCCAGTCGTTTCAGTGATCGAATTATTATGCTTAAAGAAGGTTATATTTTTTCTGATGGCAGCGCAGCTTCTTTATCAGCTGCTAAAATTAATTCGGTTTATGGAGTCGAGGTCAGCTTAAAGGATCATAAAGGAAAGAAAATCATAATTCCAGAAAAAATTTGTGTATAA
- a CDS encoding sigma 54-interacting transcriptional regulator, which translates to MKWLDLNNPTSLILDQIIQKINEGVNVVDKDGNIIYVNKNSADYAEETIENMLGEHIAEFYPNAAVLKVLNSKKEYTNIHVQNPDGRHFIVSAYPLMIDGQVKGGLSIFRDITELKMMNSKISNLQEKLINTSSSNIFNDFIGSQGSLKEIVNKACKAMGSPGGPRHSIISGETGTGKTLLAKLMYRFAKNIGVLKEDAPFIHINCAQFTNPDIAASEIFGSKKGSFTGASNKNGLIEQANKGILFLDEAHALKSYQNLLLKVIEEQTVRRIGGVKEIPVDVIIIAASTKNLEKNLLPELYQRLAQYELVLPPFDQRSYSEKEKMFLHFKEEYKRSALEKYDFDLEIMFEPEARERLLNASYKRNVRHFKSVINYSIDSATPLINSLNNKKLMIVVKNEHIPDKILDDDQKNGFQEEIKGDISNSENVEELIRFFRKKGFGARRIANRLQEKGIDLKYYQVTYRLQKMDL; encoded by the coding sequence ATGAAGTGGCTTGATTTAAATAATCCAACAAGCTTAATCTTAGACCAAATAATTCAAAAAATAAATGAAGGTGTAAATGTAGTTGATAAGGACGGAAATATAATTTATGTTAATAAAAATTCTGCAGATTATGCAGAAGAGACAATAGAAAATATGTTGGGAGAACATATTGCAGAATTTTATCCAAACGCAGCTGTACTAAAAGTTTTGAACTCTAAAAAAGAATATACTAATATTCACGTGCAAAATCCGGATGGAAGACATTTTATAGTTAGTGCCTATCCTTTAATGATTGATGGCCAAGTTAAGGGAGGTTTGTCAATATTTAGAGATATCACAGAACTAAAGATGATGAATAGTAAAATTTCAAATCTGCAGGAAAAATTAATTAATACATCTTCTTCCAATATATTCAATGATTTTATAGGCAGCCAGGGTAGTTTAAAAGAAATTGTAAATAAAGCCTGTAAGGCAATGGGTTCACCCGGAGGGCCAAGACATTCTATTATTTCTGGTGAAACAGGTACTGGTAAAACTTTATTGGCTAAGTTAATGTATCGCTTCGCTAAAAATATTGGAGTTTTAAAAGAGGATGCTCCTTTTATTCATATCAACTGTGCCCAGTTTACTAACCCCGATATTGCAGCATCTGAAATATTTGGTTCAAAAAAAGGTAGTTTTACTGGAGCATCTAATAAAAATGGGTTAATAGAACAGGCCAATAAAGGTATATTGTTTCTTGATGAAGCTCATGCTTTAAAAAGCTATCAGAATTTACTTTTAAAAGTTATTGAAGAACAAACTGTTCGTAGGATTGGTGGAGTCAAAGAAATACCAGTTGATGTTATAATCATAGCTGCTTCTACAAAAAATCTAGAAAAAAATCTTTTACCAGAACTTTATCAGCGATTAGCTCAATATGAGCTTGTTCTACCGCCTTTTGATCAGCGTTCATATAGTGAAAAAGAAAAGATGTTCCTGCATTTTAAAGAAGAATACAAAAGATCTGCACTTGAGAAATATGATTTTGATTTAGAAATTATGTTTGAGCCAGAGGCAAGAGAAAGGCTGCTCAATGCATCTTATAAAAGGAATGTTAGACATTTTAAAAGCGTTATTAATTACTCTATTGATAGTGCTACACCTTTAATTAATAGTCTTAATAATAAAAAATTAATGATTGTAGTTAAAAATGAGCATATTCCTGATAAAATACTTGATGATGATCAAAAAAATGGTTTTCAGGAAGAAATTAAAGGTGATATTTCTAATTCGGAAAATGTTGAAGAATTAATAAGATTTTTTAGAAAAAAAGGTTTTGGAGCTAGAAGAATAGCAAATCGGCTTCAGGAAAAAGGTATTGATCTGAAATATTATCAAGTGACATATAGGCTGCAAAAAATGGATTTATAA
- a CDS encoding tryptophan-rich sensory protein: MQRNKFDFKIFNLILLILTIFVNFLANYLPINGLSSGEVSALYNNPFTPAGFTFSIWGVIYLLLIIFIIYRFFGSGKINKHFSTGPYFIIASIANMSWLFLWHNQLIPLSMLVILILPLSLFQIFKRLQQYKNYSISEYLALKLPFSIYTAWVTVASIANFMALLVYFNQNWPANFLNIAAIIGVLLALTITVKILDNYLSVSFALVVIWAYIGIIGAQLSYQSPVMAIIITAGISILIIVLKIIKALTVIF; the protein is encoded by the coding sequence ATGCAAAGGAATAAATTTGATTTTAAAATTTTTAATCTAATATTACTAATCCTTACGATTTTTGTTAACTTTTTAGCGAATTATCTTCCTATCAATGGTCTTTCAAGTGGTGAAGTATCTGCTCTTTACAATAACCCATTTACACCAGCTGGCTTTACATTTTCAATCTGGGGAGTAATCTACCTTTTGCTAATTATTTTTATTATTTATCGCTTTTTTGGCAGCGGAAAAATAAATAAGCATTTTAGTACTGGCCCTTATTTTATCATTGCTTCAATTGCAAATATGTCCTGGTTATTTCTCTGGCATAATCAGCTGATTCCTTTATCAATGCTTGTTATTCTAATTTTACCACTTTCATTATTTCAAATATTTAAAAGACTACAGCAATATAAAAATTATTCTATAAGTGAATATTTAGCACTAAAACTTCCATTTAGCATTTATACTGCCTGGGTTACAGTAGCTTCTATTGCTAATTTTATGGCACTATTAGTCTACTTCAACCAAAATTGGCCGGCTAATTTTCTTAATATAGCAGCAATTATAGGTGTTTTGTTAGCTTTAACAATCACAGTCAAAATCTTAGATAACTATCTCAGTGTTTCCTTTGCTCTAGTAGTAATCTGGGCCTATATTGGAATAATTGGAGCCCAGCTAAGTTATCAAAGTCCAGTTATGGCTATTATAATTACTGCTGGAATTTCAATTTTAATTATTGTTTTAAAAATAATCAAAGCTTTAACCGTTATATTTTAA
- a CDS encoding ABC transporter substrate-binding protein has product MKSLRLSLSILLVFLLLVGFSGSVFAQADSEKTEITIAGGSVGIELELTKKAARMFEEENPNVKVDVYTTPDLSDDRKGLYLQYLETKDPSIDVFQVDVIWPGELGEHFLDLNDYGAQEVVDKHFDSIVKNNTVNGRLVAMPWFTDAGLLYYRTDLLDKYGYSEPPATWTELEEMAKTIQAGEREENPDFWGYVWQGNAYEGLTCNALEWIHSNGGGSIINKEREVTINNDNALEMIEMAGDWVNEISPPGVTGLVEESSRKMFEAGNAAFMRNWPYVYALASEEDKATAGKFDVAPLPAGENGSSSAVLGGWNLAVNKYSEHPELAAKLAIFMTSEKVQKMRAVEGSFNPTIADLYEDQDVLEANPFFGDLYQVFINTVPRPSAAAGKEYSAVSERFFQAVHSVLTGESRAEDAIAYLELEIEDILEK; this is encoded by the coding sequence ATGAAGAGTTTACGGTTGAGTTTATCTATTTTGTTAGTCTTTTTATTGCTTGTTGGGTTTAGTGGATCTGTTTTTGCTCAAGCAGATAGCGAAAAAACAGAAATAACAATTGCAGGAGGAAGTGTGGGAATTGAACTTGAACTTACAAAAAAAGCAGCGAGAATGTTTGAAGAAGAAAATCCTAATGTGAAAGTTGATGTTTACACAACACCAGATTTATCCGATGACAGAAAAGGTTTATATCTTCAATACTTAGAAACTAAAGACCCTTCCATTGATGTTTTTCAGGTTGATGTAATTTGGCCTGGTGAATTAGGAGAACATTTTTTAGATTTAAATGACTATGGTGCTCAGGAAGTAGTAGACAAGCATTTTGATTCTATAGTGAAAAATAATACTGTTAATGGTAGGCTAGTAGCAATGCCCTGGTTTACTGATGCAGGATTATTATATTATAGAACTGATTTATTAGATAAATATGGATATTCTGAGCCGCCAGCTACCTGGACAGAACTAGAAGAAATGGCTAAAACTATTCAAGCAGGTGAACGAGAAGAAAATCCTGACTTTTGGGGTTATGTCTGGCAGGGTAATGCATATGAAGGTTTAACCTGTAATGCTTTAGAGTGGATTCACTCAAATGGTGGTGGAAGTATTATTAATAAGGAGAGAGAAGTAACTATTAATAATGATAATGCTCTTGAGATGATTGAAATGGCAGGTGATTGGGTAAATGAAATTTCTCCTCCAGGAGTTACAGGCCTAGTTGAAGAAAGTTCTAGAAAAATGTTTGAAGCTGGTAATGCAGCTTTTATGAGGAATTGGCCCTATGTTTATGCTCTGGCATCTGAAGAAGATAAAGCAACAGCAGGTAAATTTGATGTTGCTCCTTTACCCGCTGGCGAAAATGGAAGTAGTTCTGCAGTGCTAGGTGGCTGGAATTTAGCAGTTAATAAGTATAGTGAGCATCCTGAATTGGCAGCAAAATTAGCAATATTTATGACAAGTGAAAAAGTCCAAAAAATGAGAGCAGTAGAAGGATCATTTAACCCAACTATTGCTGATTTATATGAAGATCAAGACGTTTTAGAAGCCAATCCATTTTTTGGGGATCTTTATCAAGTTTTTATCAACACAGTTCCCAGACCATCAGCAGCAGCTGGAAAAGAATATAGTGCAGTCTCAGAAAGGTTTTTCCAGGCAGTTCATTCTGTTTTAACTGGAGAATCGAGGGCCGAAGACGCGATAGCATATTTAGAATTAGAAATTGAAGATATTTTGGAAAAATAA
- a CDS encoding LacI family DNA-binding transcriptional regulator — MSKNKVNIYDVAEKAGVGIGTVSRVLNNSDKVKDDTRKKVLEVMKELNYRPNKLAQNLARQKANAVAVIVPSFIDHFFVEVLKGIQDALEEENIDLILHKIDLNENRMKKIMDIVHSRKVDGIAALTMDISDTEDQELKDSGIPVVLADEFSADFHSIYFDDLKGAEMAVDYLAALDHSRIAFVNGDINSLHGQKRLEGVKKSFKKNNIIIDQKLIKDGDFYVEDGYQSMQEIFELPQAKWPTAVFAASDNQAIGVLQAVEEKGLKVPADIAVIGYDNIELAKYLKLTTIWQPMYQLGYLTIEVLLKAINGELKDIYHKELELKLVKRETA; from the coding sequence ATGTCTAAAAACAAAGTTAATATTTATGATGTTGCAGAAAAAGCTGGGGTTGGAATCGGAACTGTATCAAGAGTTTTAAATAATAGCGATAAGGTAAAAGATGATACTAGAAAAAAAGTTTTGGAAGTAATGAAGGAGCTTAATTACCGGCCTAATAAACTTGCGCAAAATTTGGCTCGACAGAAAGCAAATGCAGTTGCTGTTATAGTTCCGAGTTTTATTGATCATTTTTTTGTTGAAGTTTTAAAAGGCATACAGGACGCTTTAGAAGAGGAAAATATTGATTTAATTTTGCATAAAATTGATTTAAATGAAAATAGAATGAAAAAAATTATGGATATAGTACACAGCAGAAAGGTTGATGGGATTGCTGCTTTAACAATGGATATTTCAGATACAGAAGATCAAGAATTAAAAGACTCTGGAATACCGGTAGTGCTTGCTGATGAATTTTCTGCTGATTTTCATTCAATATATTTTGATGACTTAAAAGGTGCAGAGATGGCAGTTGACTATTTAGCTGCATTAGATCACAGTCGGATTGCATTTGTTAACGGAGATATTAATAGTTTACATGGGCAAAAGCGTTTAGAAGGTGTAAAGAAATCTTTTAAGAAAAATAATATTATAATTGATCAAAAATTAATTAAAGATGGGGATTTTTATGTTGAAGATGGCTACCAATCAATGCAGGAAATTTTTGAACTGCCGCAAGCAAAATGGCCTACAGCAGTCTTTGCTGCCTCCGATAATCAGGCAATAGGAGTTCTGCAGGCGGTGGAAGAAAAAGGATTGAAAGTACCGGCTGATATAGCAGTAATTGGTTATGATAATATTGAACTTGCTAAATATCTAAAATTAACTACCATCTGGCAGCCAATGTATCAGCTTGGTTATTTAACAATTGAAGTTTTATTAAAAGCTATTAATGGTGAGTTAAAAGATATTTATCATAAAGAACTAGAGTTAAAACTGGTAAAAAGAGAAACAGCCTAG
- a CDS encoding MFS transporter, translating into MNKGNKKYLLIILIYIAFISLGLPDGLLGVAWPEMRSSFKLPLDALGIILIGSTTGYLISSFLNGFFMKKVGVAVLLSLSCLATGLALIGYTLTPFWWLLPILAVFAGLGAGAIDAALNTYVEKNFNEGLMQWLHASFGVGITIGPIIMANAIKYSDSWRMGYIIVGIAQIILASIFAMTLFLWQDPKDKKTTVENKKQQKDIKLFQTIKYLPALLSILLFFIYTGIEMSIGHWTYTLLTESRGVSTALAGFWVSAYWGSFTVGRILAGFLAYKFLSRKIAKYAAALGLFGSVLITVNLSQPLSLLGIAITGLAIAPIFPALISSTSYRVGEKHTTNTIGMQISAAGLGGALIPGLAGILAKNISLEIIPIFIAILFILFLTINNLIKKVTDQAAEKAA; encoded by the coding sequence ATGAATAAAGGAAATAAAAAATACTTATTAATTATCTTAATCTATATAGCTTTTATTTCTTTGGGGCTGCCTGATGGTTTATTGGGAGTTGCCTGGCCAGAAATGAGAAGTAGTTTTAAACTGCCACTTGATGCACTTGGGATTATTTTGATTGGCTCAACTACAGGTTATTTAATTTCCAGTTTTTTGAATGGTTTTTTTATGAAAAAAGTTGGAGTTGCAGTATTGTTGTCTCTTAGCTGTTTAGCAACTGGATTGGCTTTAATCGGTTATACATTGACTCCTTTCTGGTGGCTTTTACCCATTTTGGCTGTGTTTGCTGGTTTAGGAGCAGGAGCAATTGATGCAGCTTTAAATACATATGTAGAAAAGAACTTTAACGAAGGTTTAATGCAGTGGTTACATGCCAGTTTTGGGGTAGGGATTACGATTGGGCCAATTATTATGGCAAATGCAATTAAGTATTCTGATAGCTGGAGAATGGGTTATATAATTGTTGGAATAGCCCAAATTATTTTAGCGTCAATTTTTGCAATGACTCTTTTTCTTTGGCAGGATCCTAAAGATAAAAAAACTACTGTTGAAAATAAAAAGCAACAAAAAGATATTAAATTATTTCAGACAATAAAGTATTTACCAGCATTATTGAGTATTTTATTATTTTTTATCTATACAGGAATAGAGATGTCAATTGGACACTGGACTTACACGTTATTGACAGAATCTAGAGGTGTTAGCACAGCTCTGGCCGGTTTTTGGGTCAGTGCTTACTGGGGCTCATTTACAGTTGGTAGAATTTTGGCTGGTTTTTTAGCTTACAAATTTTTGAGCCGAAAAATTGCTAAATATGCAGCAGCTTTAGGACTTTTTGGAAGCGTTTTAATTACAGTCAACTTATCCCAGCCCTTATCACTGTTGGGGATTGCAATAACAGGGCTTGCAATTGCACCAATTTTTCCGGCCTTAATTTCAAGTACTTCCTATCGAGTCGGGGAAAAACATACAACAAACACTATTGGAATGCAGATTTCTGCTGCGGGTCTGGGTGGGGCTTTAATACCTGGTTTGGCAGGGATTTTGGCAAAAAATATTTCTCTAGAAATAATACCAATTTTTATAGCGATTTTATTTATTTTATTTTTGA